The following are encoded together in the Mesoterricola sediminis genome:
- a CDS encoding GxxExxY protein: MGRHWGEVDGEDHPHKEITQAIIGKAIEIQKALGHGLLEDPYKVCLAHSLRLAGHKVKREVFLDIEWRGLVVERAYRLDLLVDDLVVVEAKAVEKLMDAHFAQLNTQLRFSGMEVGLLLNFRQWPFKDGGIKRVIHPRA; the protein is encoded by the coding sequence ATGGGAAGGCATTGGGGAGAGGTCGACGGGGAGGATCATCCGCACAAGGAGATCACCCAGGCCATCATCGGTAAGGCCATCGAGATCCAGAAGGCTCTGGGGCACGGACTCCTGGAAGATCCCTACAAGGTCTGTCTGGCGCACTCCCTGAGACTGGCCGGCCATAAGGTGAAGCGGGAGGTTTTCCTGGATATCGAGTGGAGGGGGCTTGTGGTTGAGCGGGCCTACCGGCTGGATTTGCTGGTTGACGACCTCGTGGTCGTGGAGGCTAAGGCGGTCGAGAAACTGATGGATGCCCACTTCGCGCAACTGAACACCCAGCTGCGTTTCAGCGGAATGGAGGTCGGCCTGCTCCTCAATTTCCGTCAGTGGCCTTTCAAAGACGGTGGAATCAAGCGGGTGATACATCCAAGGGCTTGA
- a CDS encoding metallophosphoesterase family protein: protein MKILCASDIHLGRIPALPAPPGGAFTHRTAWDFVVATALRERPALVLLAGDVIDSDNQFLETWQPLRDGVARLLEAGIAVTAVAGNHDSEVFPRLHQALGGEPAAHGGAAFRLLGCELDGARIASRWTEEPFTRDGETVWLAGWSFSAPRCASSPLADFRPVRAQRPLLGLLHGDVDVPGSIYGPLRSAELEAAPVDRWVLGHIHAPTGGDGARHFYCGSPVPLRATERGAHGCWLLEARDGAVLGPVLAPAPVRVDRVEVPLEAGEGTPATLAARIHGALLGHLRAVLGGNPRLEVLYAQVRLAGRCDAGAALAAIREDLEAWRRLEEVDVRVLAVEDATDPELPLEAWSVRKDACGRLARMVLALRRGEEDAEARELAGEILREERRSRSLPAYAGIRDVLRDPATGTGDWAREQVLAAALRILGEIRRLEGDHA from the coding sequence ATGAAGATCCTTTGCGCCTCCGACATCCACCTGGGCCGCATCCCGGCCCTGCCGGCCCCGCCCGGAGGCGCCTTCACGCACCGCACCGCCTGGGACTTCGTCGTGGCGACGGCCCTGCGGGAGCGCCCGGCCCTGGTCCTCCTGGCCGGGGACGTGATCGACAGCGACAACCAGTTCCTGGAGACCTGGCAGCCGCTGCGGGACGGGGTGGCCCGGCTCCTGGAGGCCGGCATCGCCGTGACGGCCGTGGCCGGCAACCACGATTCCGAGGTCTTCCCGCGCCTGCACCAGGCCCTGGGCGGGGAGCCCGCGGCTCATGGCGGCGCCGCCTTCCGCCTCCTGGGCTGCGAGCTCGACGGGGCCCGCATCGCCTCCCGCTGGACGGAGGAGCCCTTCACCCGGGACGGGGAGACCGTGTGGCTCGCGGGGTGGTCCTTCTCGGCCCCGCGCTGCGCCTCGAGCCCCCTGGCCGACTTCCGTCCCGTGCGCGCCCAGCGGCCCCTCCTGGGCCTCCTCCACGGGGACGTGGACGTCCCGGGCAGCATCTACGGCCCCCTCCGTTCGGCGGAGCTGGAGGCCGCGCCCGTGGACCGGTGGGTCCTGGGCCACATCCACGCCCCCACGGGCGGGGACGGCGCCCGGCACTTCTACTGCGGCTCCCCGGTGCCGCTCCGCGCCACGGAGCGCGGCGCCCACGGGTGCTGGCTGCTGGAGGCCCGGGACGGGGCCGTCCTGGGGCCCGTCCTCGCGCCGGCCCCCGTCCGCGTGGACCGGGTGGAGGTGCCCCTGGAGGCGGGCGAAGGCACCCCCGCCACCCTCGCGGCCCGCATCCACGGGGCCCTTCTCGGCCACCTCCGGGCGGTGCTGGGGGGGAACCCGCGCCTGGAGGTCCTCTACGCCCAGGTGCGCCTCGCGGGGCGCTGCGACGCCGGCGCGGCCCTGGCCGCGATCCGGGAGGACCTGGAGGCCTGGCGGCGCCTGGAGGAGGTGGATGTGCGCGTCCTGGCCGTGGAGGACGCCACCGATCCCGAACTGCCCCTGGAGGCGTGGTCCGTGCGGAAGGACGCCTGCGGGCGGCTGGCGCGCATGGTGCTGGCCCTGCGGCGCGGCGAGGAGGACGCGGAGGCCCGGGAGCTGGCCGGGGAGATCCTGCGGGAGGAGCGGCGCAGCCGGAGCCTGCCGGCCTACGCCGGGATCCGCGACGTGCTGCGCGATCCAGCCACCGGCACGGGGGACTGGGCCCGGGAGCAGGTCCTCGCGGCCGCCCTCCGGATCCTCGGCGAGATCCGCCGCCTGGAGGGCGATCATGCCTGA
- the recD gene encoding exodeoxyribonuclease V subunit alpha: MAETGILDRHPARALLPPALLRILRAQGLEEAHAVHALELALVPPDLDAEGRRALAAVALALLAAQAQGHTRLPLRPAEGSAAADLLRACGFPGLDVAAFLADPRLARVAGGPGEARPLVAEDGHLYTHRLRAAEVRFRDRLRAVDATPLPPPLPVPDALFTDPVPLDGAQRRAVEGALGRPLALVTGGPGTGKTTILVALLRALVRQGLGLPDIAFAAPTGKAAQRMGEALLDGLSRVRAQEAPEREILARFPEPRTLHRLLEWHPGPGTFRRNAEAPLPFRAVIVDEASMIGQELMDRLFQALAPGTRIVLLGDARQLPSVESGAAFGDLVAALPDRTSWLHENYRMRRGDAQGGLILEVAAGLQGEALAQEPAGIRVLPDLAAWTGQGVERLHPGPEGLRPFLRRWFDEVVLALDGFRELANRAYALGPEGWREGDADAIARLFEHHRAFRILCALREAADLRGMEPVNALLHGWMHPVTGGGLRAETPFLPGEPVLMTANDYRRGLFNGDQGLVLRVRFGEELRQAAVFEGPEGWRAWPVEALRGRIELSYAMTVHRAQGSEYQRIAIVLPAGDHPALTRELLYTAVTRAKAGVTLVGGEAQVVWAANHPTRRDTGLQARL; the protein is encoded by the coding sequence ATGGCTGAGACCGGCATCCTCGACCGGCACCCGGCGCGGGCCCTGCTGCCCCCGGCGCTGCTCCGGATCCTCCGGGCCCAGGGCCTGGAGGAGGCCCACGCCGTCCATGCGCTGGAGCTGGCCCTGGTCCCCCCGGACCTGGACGCGGAGGGCCGCCGGGCCCTCGCCGCGGTGGCCCTCGCCCTCCTGGCGGCCCAGGCCCAGGGCCACACCCGTCTGCCGCTCCGGCCCGCCGAGGGCAGCGCGGCGGCGGACCTGCTCCGCGCCTGCGGCTTCCCCGGCCTGGACGTGGCGGCCTTCCTGGCCGATCCCCGCTTGGCCCGGGTGGCCGGCGGTCCCGGCGAGGCCCGCCCCCTGGTGGCGGAGGACGGCCACCTGTACACCCACCGCCTGCGGGCGGCGGAGGTGCGCTTCCGGGACCGGCTGCGGGCGGTGGACGCCACGCCCCTCCCGCCGCCGCTGCCCGTGCCGGACGCGCTCTTCACGGACCCCGTGCCCCTGGACGGGGCCCAGCGCCGGGCCGTGGAGGGCGCCCTGGGACGGCCCCTGGCCCTGGTCACGGGCGGACCGGGCACGGGCAAGACGACGATCCTCGTGGCCCTCCTGCGGGCCCTGGTGCGCCAGGGGCTCGGCCTCCCCGACATCGCCTTCGCGGCGCCCACCGGCAAGGCCGCGCAGCGCATGGGCGAGGCCCTCCTGGACGGCCTCTCCCGCGTGCGGGCCCAGGAGGCGCCGGAACGGGAGATCCTGGCCCGCTTCCCGGAGCCGCGCACCCTCCACCGCCTCCTGGAGTGGCACCCCGGCCCCGGGACCTTCCGGCGGAACGCGGAGGCCCCGCTGCCCTTCCGGGCCGTGATCGTGGACGAGGCCTCCATGATCGGGCAGGAGCTCATGGACCGGCTCTTCCAGGCCCTGGCCCCCGGGACCCGCATCGTCCTCCTGGGCGACGCCCGCCAGTTGCCGAGCGTGGAGAGCGGCGCCGCCTTCGGGGACCTGGTGGCGGCCCTGCCGGACCGCACCAGCTGGCTGCACGAGAACTACCGCATGCGCCGGGGCGACGCCCAGGGCGGCCTCATCCTCGAGGTGGCCGCCGGCCTCCAGGGGGAGGCCCTCGCGCAGGAGCCCGCCGGCATCCGCGTCCTGCCGGACCTGGCGGCCTGGACGGGGCAGGGGGTGGAGCGGCTCCACCCGGGCCCAGAGGGGCTCCGGCCCTTCCTGCGCCGCTGGTTCGACGAGGTTGTCCTCGCCCTGGACGGCTTCCGGGAGCTGGCGAACCGCGCCTACGCCCTGGGGCCCGAGGGGTGGCGGGAGGGCGACGCCGACGCCATCGCCCGTCTCTTCGAGCACCACCGCGCCTTCCGGATCCTCTGCGCCCTGCGGGAGGCGGCGGACCTGCGGGGCATGGAGCCCGTCAATGCCCTCCTCCACGGGTGGATGCACCCCGTCACCGGCGGGGGCCTGCGGGCGGAGACCCCCTTCCTGCCCGGGGAGCCGGTCCTGATGACCGCCAACGACTACCGGCGGGGGCTCTTCAACGGCGACCAGGGGCTGGTGCTGCGCGTGCGCTTCGGGGAGGAGCTGCGCCAGGCGGCCGTCTTCGAGGGGCCGGAAGGCTGGCGGGCCTGGCCCGTGGAGGCCCTGCGGGGGCGGATCGAGCTGAGCTACGCCATGACCGTGCACCGGGCCCAGGGCTCGGAGTACCAGCGCATCGCCATCGTCCTCCCCGCCGGGGACCATCCGGCCCTCACCCGGGAACTCCTCTACACCGCCGTCACCCGGGCCAAGGCCGGCGTTACGCTGGTGGGCGGGGAGGCCCAGGTCGTCTGGGCCGCCAACCATCCCACGCGCCGCGACACCGGCCTCCAGGCTCGCCTATGA
- a CDS encoding UvrD-helicase domain-containing protein, producing MNLRHPRPAVLQGLGDSHCVIEASAGTGKTFTIEHLVVDLVLKGIPLERILVVTFTVKATLELKHRLRAKLQELARLETDDPGPEGSFWTLGPAEREALAAAVHAFDRASVSTIHGFCQQALQDGAFEGGRLFTQEQVSAEAAFDAAFKGLLRTRFATADPRFLEAALDAFGDAGELGDFLRKALEEREALDLGALEDPAAAVAAIPRDTVRELLADIAAYQADTGKKRTGGPLLEALREAGLKAASINALRDRLLALEAALDAERVRESPACLWAEFAAEKAVYVRGLPLREAGLGALAEALEPLAFDFKAVVAAKYLPVLAEELAALKRDKGWFDFGDMIALVHEAVTSPAGAPTVARLRERYQVALIDEFQDTDHRQWDIFRTLFLDSPDHRLILVGDPKQAIYGFRSGDLPTYLRAVDEVRARTGRDPLVLDTNFRSTPEVIEAYCAIFRPGGTAFFTGSNGRLGDGRVACGKPGLAFTGDGGAGLPAVRVLEVRAGAAEAARSALAPALAQAVKDLLKEPRPRFGTGEKAAPLRPEDIMVLTRTASEGQEAAAALRAAGVPFAFFKQEGLFGTPEAAAVRDLLLAVEAPHAEGPRAKALLGPFFGLTLAEAEACRELPESHPILRRLYAWQDLARARRYGELFGRVVSESGVTRRLLFLEEGERALTNVHHLLELLLAEALRRHATLLDLATALQRWIDGIDRPAVEDGDVQRLERASGAVQILTMHKSKGLEAPVVAVYGGISPGGSKALIHRYHDAGQARRAWVGKLGLAPEAIQEAVRSEAAEEWERLLYVALTRAKAQLILPRFLPPPGKVTAAASIGQDGDPKGPYGCVNRRLRDLLGEGGDTGRFRAAAAPAPEPPPPPARERLATWEPAPGPRPTLPDFAALARRGRPLWSFSYTSLEHGLRGLRPPEDAAERTEAAYVAGEGPAGGARLGTQVHALLEAAPLDLLRGRGPEAWRDEPALKALLEPFAREDREAVAAWAHAALAGELPLPGGGAAVLAEAPRVLRELDFLAPYPRGGDLLTGSMDVLFEWEGRAYLADWKTNRLAAYGPEALDAKVRELYLLQLKAYTLTARAFLGLDGPEAWEAGFGGFLFVFLRGLPGEGVWSVRPAWKDLLAWEAELAALPVETLVPASAGGGRHG from the coding sequence ATGAACCTCCGCCATCCGCGCCCCGCGGTCCTCCAGGGCCTGGGGGACAGCCACTGCGTCATCGAGGCCAGCGCCGGCACCGGCAAGACCTTCACCATCGAGCACCTGGTGGTGGACCTGGTCCTGAAGGGGATCCCCCTGGAGCGCATCCTGGTCGTCACCTTCACCGTCAAGGCCACCCTCGAGCTGAAGCACCGGCTCCGGGCCAAGCTCCAGGAACTGGCCCGCCTGGAGACGGACGATCCCGGCCCGGAGGGATCCTTCTGGACCCTGGGCCCCGCCGAGCGGGAAGCGCTCGCCGCGGCGGTCCACGCCTTCGACCGGGCCTCCGTCTCCACCATCCACGGCTTCTGCCAGCAGGCCCTCCAGGACGGGGCCTTCGAGGGCGGGCGGCTCTTCACCCAGGAGCAGGTCTCCGCCGAGGCCGCCTTCGACGCGGCCTTCAAGGGCCTCCTCCGCACCCGGTTCGCCACCGCGGACCCGCGCTTCCTCGAAGCGGCCCTGGACGCCTTCGGGGACGCCGGGGAACTGGGCGACTTCCTGCGCAAGGCCCTGGAGGAGCGGGAGGCCCTGGACCTGGGCGCCCTGGAGGACCCGGCGGCCGCCGTCGCGGCCATCCCCCGGGATACGGTGCGGGAGCTCCTGGCGGACATCGCCGCGTACCAGGCCGACACCGGGAAGAAACGGACCGGCGGCCCCCTGCTGGAGGCCCTCCGGGAGGCGGGCCTGAAGGCCGCCAGCATCAATGCCCTGCGGGACCGTCTCCTGGCCCTGGAGGCCGCCCTGGACGCGGAGCGGGTGCGGGAGAGCCCCGCCTGCCTCTGGGCCGAGTTCGCCGCGGAGAAGGCCGTCTACGTCCGGGGCCTGCCGCTGCGGGAGGCCGGGCTCGGGGCCCTGGCGGAGGCCCTGGAGCCGCTGGCCTTCGATTTCAAGGCCGTGGTGGCCGCTAAGTACCTGCCGGTCCTCGCCGAGGAGCTCGCCGCCCTCAAGCGGGACAAGGGCTGGTTCGACTTCGGCGACATGATCGCCCTGGTGCACGAGGCCGTCACTTCGCCGGCGGGGGCGCCCACGGTCGCGCGCCTCCGGGAGCGGTACCAGGTGGCCCTCATCGACGAGTTCCAGGACACGGACCACCGCCAGTGGGACATCTTCCGGACCCTCTTCCTCGATTCCCCGGACCACCGGCTCATCCTGGTGGGCGATCCCAAGCAGGCCATCTACGGGTTCCGCAGCGGCGACCTGCCCACCTACCTCCGCGCCGTGGACGAGGTGCGGGCCCGCACGGGCCGGGATCCCCTGGTCCTGGACACCAACTTCCGCTCCACGCCGGAGGTGATCGAGGCCTACTGCGCCATCTTCCGGCCCGGGGGCACGGCCTTCTTCACCGGCAGCAACGGGCGGCTCGGGGACGGGCGCGTGGCCTGCGGCAAGCCGGGCCTGGCCTTCACCGGGGACGGCGGGGCGGGCCTGCCCGCGGTGCGCGTCCTGGAGGTGCGGGCGGGGGCGGCGGAGGCGGCCCGGTCCGCCCTTGCGCCGGCGCTGGCCCAGGCCGTCAAGGACCTCCTGAAGGAGCCGCGGCCCCGCTTCGGGACCGGCGAGAAGGCCGCGCCCCTGCGGCCGGAGGACATCATGGTGCTCACCCGCACCGCCTCCGAGGGCCAGGAGGCCGCCGCCGCCCTGCGGGCCGCGGGGGTCCCCTTCGCCTTCTTCAAGCAGGAGGGGCTGTTCGGCACGCCGGAGGCCGCCGCCGTGCGGGACCTGCTGCTGGCCGTGGAGGCGCCCCACGCCGAGGGGCCCCGGGCCAAGGCGCTGCTGGGGCCGTTCTTCGGGCTCACGCTTGCGGAGGCCGAGGCCTGCCGGGAGCTGCCCGAATCCCACCCCATCCTCCGGCGTCTCTACGCCTGGCAGGACCTGGCCCGGGCGCGGCGGTACGGCGAGCTGTTCGGGCGAGTCGTCTCCGAGAGCGGCGTCACCCGCCGCCTCCTGTTCCTGGAGGAGGGGGAACGCGCCCTCACCAACGTCCACCACCTGCTGGAGCTGCTCCTGGCCGAGGCCCTGCGCCGCCACGCGACCCTGCTGGACCTGGCCACGGCCCTCCAGCGCTGGATCGACGGCATCGACCGGCCCGCGGTGGAGGACGGGGACGTCCAGCGCCTGGAGCGCGCCTCCGGGGCCGTCCAGATCCTCACCATGCACAAGTCCAAGGGGCTGGAGGCGCCCGTGGTGGCGGTTTACGGCGGCATCAGCCCCGGCGGCTCGAAGGCCCTGATCCACCGCTACCACGACGCCGGCCAGGCGCGCCGGGCCTGGGTGGGCAAGCTGGGCCTCGCCCCGGAGGCGATCCAGGAGGCGGTGCGCTCCGAGGCCGCCGAGGAATGGGAGCGCCTCCTCTACGTCGCCCTCACCCGCGCCAAGGCGCAGCTCATCCTGCCCCGGTTCCTGCCCCCGCCGGGCAAGGTCACCGCCGCCGCCTCCATCGGCCAGGACGGCGATCCGAAGGGCCCCTACGGCTGCGTGAACCGGCGGCTGCGGGACCTGCTGGGGGAGGGCGGGGACACCGGCCGGTTCCGCGCCGCCGCGGCCCCGGCCCCCGAGCCGCCGCCGCCCCCGGCCCGGGAGCGCCTCGCGACCTGGGAGCCCGCGCCGGGGCCGCGGCCCACGCTGCCCGACTTCGCCGCCCTGGCCAGGCGGGGCCGACCCCTCTGGTCCTTCTCCTACACCTCCCTGGAGCACGGCCTGCGGGGCCTGCGCCCCCCGGAGGACGCCGCGGAGCGCACCGAGGCCGCCTACGTGGCCGGGGAAGGCCCGGCCGGCGGCGCGCGCCTGGGCACCCAGGTGCACGCCCTCCTGGAGGCTGCGCCCCTGGACCTGCTCCGGGGCCGGGGGCCCGAGGCCTGGCGGGACGAGCCGGCCCTGAAGGCCCTGCTGGAGCCCTTCGCCCGGGAGGACCGGGAGGCCGTCGCCGCCTGGGCCCACGCGGCCCTGGCCGGGGAGCTGCCCCTGCCGGGGGGCGGCGCCGCCGTCCTCGCGGAGGCGCCCCGCGTCCTGCGGGAACTGGACTTCCTCGCGCCCTATCCCCGGGGCGGGGACCTGCTCACGGGCTCCATGGACGTCCTCTTCGAATGGGAGGGGCGGGCCTACCTCGCCGACTGGAAGACCAACCGCCTCGCGGCCTACGGGCCGGAGGCCCTGGACGCCAAGGTGCGGGAGCTCTACCTGCTGCAGCTCAAGGCCTACACCCTGACGGCCCGGGCCTTCCTGGGCCTGGACGGGCCCGAGGCCTGGGAGGCGGGGTTCGGGGGCTTCCTCTTCGTCTTCCTGCGGGGCCTGCCCGGGGAGGGGGTGTGGTCGGTCCGGCCCGCCTGGAAGGACCTCCTGGCCTGGGAGGCGGAGCTCGCGGCCCTGCCCGTGGAGACCCTGGTGCCCGCGAGCGCGGGGGGAGGCCGCCATGGCTGA
- a CDS encoding exodeoxyribonuclease V subunit gamma produces MILLTYANRTEALLDRLAEAVAEARRADSPWAPVHIVAPNPHLKEYIRIQLARRLGVAANLRFTFLEGAWRGLMPEGAFQLLTAERLQGGLLSALHDAAFMADPRLARARRYLEGDGAGLKALQLSGELAHLMQEYARSRPDWIPAWREDRAAGPDAEAETWQRLLWREALDRLDRTGPPHLTLAEALRHEAFGSGTLPPSLHLFGLTHVAQVYHEAYTRLGALTELHLYALNPCGEFWEDMTSAGEGLWRASRPRRGEARRGRLEGEPEGEDDDVYALASEGPEALRRWGRPGRENIRLLNDVSDCDFDPRFEDPGSATVLARIQGDILRFEEPAPDPDGPADGSVAFLACPSPRREAEAVATAIWRLMESAPPERPLGFSDIAVLVPPAQEEAYLAHLQAAFLETRRIPWTRGDGASSVLARTVEAAELLLDLPGSGFTRAAVLRVLSHPALRAGEATPGAWARWCEALGIVRGVDREDWRDTYLDTDALNWDQGLRRMALGAFMAEGAELEADGDAYAVFSGADLPEAGAFLAQARGLVAEARALRDLRAPLGTWLERLDAYLAGWLQGDDELVLKAVERVRTFLRRLGELAPEGLDLPGLGFEAARHLAGEALGRLKAEHPSVLLRGVVVSSYAPMRAIPCRAVFLMGLGEGVFPGRDVRRPLDLRAKGRRRGDVSQTEKDKYLFLETLLCAREHLVCSYVAKDELSGEDLEPSSLFKEFRELAGRYVAPGARDRLTVTHPLRRYDPAYFPGLLGGPGGLACYAEVAEHEAFALALGRDLRQAGPVAMPAALGDLGAPAALQARLDTWLAHPGRGASAPRPPRRLTLSDLRAWLECPLSGAARVRLGLGQGGVEDRAAVEDEPFATGFLDRYGLLREVALEAARAGSDPEAPYDRAVRRLQARAEAPFGLFGARERDADLAQIRAWIALLAGEVPERWRVGAGLGGAVDREFPPVRVPVELDGGRVEVEVVGDLQPQALGGSLAFESGGAPALESARRKALRAYLDHVLRTCAQGTASPHRALFLRGDGGGIVHFPLAPLDPEAARERLRSWVQDLLTGDHAVLLPIEAVLDGLKREDLTPASIRAYVLQRLDKDEAQGGAISTLRGPVPAPWRYDPPADPLALVTARLGDYLAQTAALVPWGGP; encoded by the coding sequence ATGATCCTCCTCACGTACGCCAACCGCACCGAGGCGCTCCTGGACCGCCTGGCGGAGGCCGTGGCCGAGGCGCGGCGCGCGGACTCCCCCTGGGCGCCGGTGCACATCGTGGCGCCCAACCCCCACCTCAAGGAGTACATCCGCATCCAGCTGGCCCGGCGGCTGGGGGTCGCCGCGAACCTGCGCTTCACCTTCCTGGAGGGGGCCTGGCGGGGCCTCATGCCCGAGGGGGCCTTCCAGCTCCTCACCGCGGAGCGCCTCCAGGGGGGACTCCTCTCCGCCCTCCACGACGCCGCCTTCATGGCCGATCCGCGCCTGGCGCGGGCCCGCCGGTACCTGGAGGGGGACGGGGCGGGGCTGAAGGCCCTGCAGCTCTCGGGGGAGCTGGCCCACCTCATGCAGGAATACGCGCGCAGCCGCCCGGACTGGATCCCGGCCTGGCGGGAGGACCGCGCCGCGGGGCCCGACGCGGAGGCGGAGACGTGGCAGCGCCTGCTGTGGCGCGAGGCCCTGGACCGCCTGGACCGCACGGGGCCGCCCCACCTGACGCTGGCGGAGGCGCTGCGCCACGAGGCCTTCGGGTCCGGGACCCTGCCGCCCTCGCTGCACCTCTTCGGGCTGACCCACGTGGCCCAGGTCTACCACGAGGCCTACACGCGCCTGGGGGCGCTGACCGAGCTCCACCTCTACGCCCTCAACCCCTGCGGCGAGTTCTGGGAGGACATGACCTCCGCGGGCGAGGGCCTGTGGCGGGCCTCGCGCCCCCGCCGGGGCGAGGCCCGCCGGGGCCGCCTCGAAGGGGAGCCCGAGGGCGAGGACGACGACGTGTACGCCCTGGCCTCCGAGGGGCCCGAGGCCCTGCGCCGGTGGGGCCGTCCCGGGCGCGAGAACATCCGCCTGCTCAACGACGTCAGCGACTGCGACTTCGATCCCCGCTTCGAGGACCCCGGCTCGGCCACGGTGCTGGCCCGGATCCAGGGGGACATCCTCCGCTTCGAGGAGCCGGCCCCGGATCCCGATGGGCCCGCGGACGGCAGCGTGGCCTTCCTGGCCTGCCCCAGCCCCCGGCGCGAGGCCGAAGCGGTGGCCACGGCCATCTGGCGCCTGATGGAATCGGCCCCTCCGGAGCGGCCCCTGGGTTTCTCCGACATCGCCGTGCTCGTGCCGCCCGCCCAGGAGGAGGCCTACCTGGCCCACCTGCAGGCCGCCTTCCTGGAGACCCGCCGCATCCCCTGGACCCGCGGCGACGGCGCCAGCAGCGTCCTGGCCCGAACCGTCGAGGCCGCCGAACTCCTCCTGGACCTGCCGGGCTCGGGCTTCACCCGCGCCGCCGTGCTCCGCGTCCTCTCCCACCCCGCCCTGCGGGCCGGGGAGGCCACGCCGGGCGCCTGGGCCCGCTGGTGCGAGGCCCTGGGCATCGTCCGCGGCGTGGACCGCGAGGACTGGCGGGACACCTACCTGGACACCGACGCCCTCAACTGGGACCAGGGCCTCCGGCGCATGGCCCTGGGGGCCTTCATGGCCGAAGGCGCCGAGCTGGAGGCGGACGGGGACGCCTACGCCGTCTTCTCCGGCGCGGACCTGCCCGAGGCGGGCGCCTTCCTCGCCCAGGCCCGGGGCCTGGTGGCCGAGGCCCGGGCGCTGCGGGACCTGCGGGCCCCGCTGGGGACCTGGCTGGAGCGCCTCGACGCGTACCTCGCCGGCTGGCTCCAGGGGGACGACGAGCTCGTCCTGAAGGCCGTGGAACGGGTGCGGACCTTCCTGCGCCGCCTTGGGGAGCTGGCCCCCGAAGGCCTGGACCTGCCCGGGCTGGGCTTCGAGGCCGCGCGGCACCTCGCGGGCGAGGCCCTCGGGCGGCTCAAGGCCGAGCACCCCTCCGTCCTGCTCCGGGGGGTCGTGGTCTCCAGCTACGCGCCCATGCGGGCCATCCCCTGCCGGGCCGTGTTCCTCATGGGCCTGGGGGAGGGGGTCTTCCCGGGGCGGGACGTGCGCCGCCCCCTGGACCTGCGCGCCAAGGGCCGGCGGCGCGGGGACGTGAGCCAGACCGAGAAGGACAAGTACCTCTTCCTGGAGACCCTCCTCTGCGCCCGGGAGCACCTGGTGTGCAGCTACGTGGCCAAGGACGAGCTGAGCGGCGAGGACCTGGAGCCCTCGAGCCTCTTCAAGGAATTCCGGGAGCTGGCGGGCCGCTACGTGGCGCCCGGGGCCCGGGACCGCCTCACGGTGACCCACCCCCTCCGCCGCTACGATCCCGCCTACTTCCCAGGGCTGCTCGGTGGTCCGGGCGGCCTCGCCTGCTACGCCGAAGTGGCGGAGCACGAGGCCTTCGCCCTGGCCCTGGGCCGGGACCTGCGCCAGGCCGGACCCGTGGCCATGCCCGCCGCCCTGGGGGACCTGGGGGCGCCCGCGGCGCTCCAGGCCCGGCTCGATACGTGGCTGGCCCACCCCGGCCGGGGCGCTTCCGCCCCCAGGCCGCCCCGGCGCCTCACCCTCTCCGACCTGCGGGCCTGGCTGGAGTGCCCCCTCAGCGGCGCCGCCCGGGTGCGCCTGGGCCTGGGGCAGGGCGGGGTCGAGGACCGGGCCGCGGTGGAGGACGAGCCGTTCGCCACGGGGTTCCTGGACCGCTACGGGCTGCTGCGGGAGGTGGCCCTGGAGGCCGCCCGGGCGGGTTCGGACCCGGAGGCCCCGTACGATCGGGCGGTGCGCCGCCTCCAGGCCCGGGCCGAGGCCCCCTTCGGCCTCTTCGGCGCGCGCGAGCGCGACGCCGACCTCGCCCAGATCCGGGCCTGGATCGCCCTCCTGGCCGGGGAGGTCCCCGAGCGCTGGCGGGTGGGGGCCGGCCTGGGCGGGGCGGTGGACCGGGAATTCCCTCCCGTGCGCGTTCCCGTCGAGCTGGACGGGGGGCGGGTCGAGGTGGAGGTGGTCGGCGACCTGCAGCCCCAGGCCCTGGGCGGCTCCCTGGCCTTCGAGTCCGGGGGCGCGCCCGCCCTGGAGTCCGCGCGCCGCAAGGCCCTCCGGGCCTACCTGGACCATGTCCTGCGCACCTGCGCCCAGGGGACGGCGTCCCCCCACCGCGCCCTCTTCCTGCGGGGCGACGGCGGCGGCATCGTCCATTTCCCCCTGGCCCCCCTCGACCCCGAGGCGGCCCGTGAACGCCTCCGGTCGTGGGTCCAGGACCTGCTGACGGGGGACCACGCCGTGCTGCTCCCCATCGAGGCCGTCCTGGACGGCCTGAAGCGGGAGGACCTGACTCCGGCCTCCATCCGCGCCTACGTGCTGCAGCGTCTGGACAAGGATGAGGCGCAGGGCGGCGCCATCTCCACCCTGCGCGGCCCGGTGCCCGCCCCGTGGCGCTACGATCCCCCCGCCGACCCCCTCGCCCTCGTGACGGCCCGGCTCGGGGACTACCTGGCCCAGACCGCGGCCCTCGTCCCCTGGGGGGGCCCATGA